A region from the Nocardioides exalbidus genome encodes:
- a CDS encoding thioesterase family protein, translating into MSAPPDQGHVLVWQEPVQEAWIDYNGHLSEPYYVLVFGHATDNVMDAVGIGPDYREANDASLYTVEAHVRYLDEVSAGADLEVRSTVVGATGKLLWIWHEMWVDGRLRATEEILGVHVVGGGSAPFPDDIAARARELLVDPPEEASGRIRPLRRA; encoded by the coding sequence ATGAGCGCACCCCCGGACCAGGGGCACGTGCTCGTCTGGCAGGAGCCGGTGCAGGAGGCGTGGATCGACTACAACGGCCACCTGTCCGAGCCCTACTACGTCCTCGTGTTCGGGCACGCGACCGACAACGTGATGGACGCCGTCGGCATCGGCCCGGACTACCGCGAGGCGAACGATGCCTCGCTCTACACTGTCGAGGCGCACGTCCGCTACCTCGACGAGGTCTCGGCCGGGGCCGACCTCGAGGTCCGCTCGACGGTCGTCGGTGCCACCGGCAAGCTGCTCTGGATCTGGCACGAGATGTGGGTCGACGGCCGGCTCCGGGCCACCGAGGAGATCCTCGGCGTGCACGTCGTCGGCGGGGGCTCCGCACCCTTCCCCGATGACATCGCCGCGCGCGCCCGGGAGCTGCTCGTCGACCCGCCGGAGGAGGCCAGCGGCCGGATCCGCCCGCTCCGCCGGGCCTGA
- a CDS encoding 3-hydroxyacyl-CoA dehydrogenase NAD-binding domain-containing protein: MRPAPADVRTVVCVGAGVIGGGWVAYFLARGYRVVAWDPAPDGEERLRHLVRAAWPALTDLGLADGASMDNLSFEPDLAKACAQADFVQESAPEDLELKRTLLADIDAATPEGVVISSSTSGYGMSEMQDKCAHPDRTVVGHPFNPPYLIPLVEVVGGTSTSSDVVAWTSEFFTLAGKSVITMDREVPGFIANRLQEALWREALHMVAAGEATVEQIDLSITDGPGLRWPIFGPMLTFHLAGGQGGMAHMLDHFGPSLLSPWTRLVAAELTPELRDAVVDGCDREADGRSIDDLVAERDRGVVAVLRALGKA, encoded by the coding sequence ATGCGGCCCGCACCTGCCGACGTACGCACCGTCGTCTGCGTCGGCGCCGGCGTCATCGGCGGCGGCTGGGTCGCCTACTTCCTCGCCCGGGGCTACCGCGTGGTGGCGTGGGACCCCGCACCCGACGGCGAGGAGCGGTTGCGCCACCTCGTCCGCGCTGCCTGGCCGGCGCTGACCGACCTCGGCCTCGCCGACGGCGCGAGCATGGACAACCTCTCCTTCGAGCCCGACCTGGCCAAGGCCTGCGCGCAGGCCGACTTCGTCCAGGAGAGCGCACCGGAGGACCTCGAGCTCAAGCGCACCCTGCTGGCCGACATCGACGCGGCGACCCCCGAGGGCGTGGTGATCTCGTCGTCGACGTCGGGCTACGGGATGAGCGAGATGCAGGACAAGTGCGCCCACCCGGACCGCACCGTGGTCGGCCACCCGTTCAACCCGCCCTACCTGATCCCGCTCGTGGAGGTCGTCGGCGGCACCAGCACGTCGAGCGACGTGGTCGCGTGGACCTCGGAGTTCTTCACGCTGGCCGGCAAGTCGGTGATCACCATGGACCGCGAGGTCCCCGGGTTCATCGCCAATCGGCTGCAGGAGGCGCTGTGGCGCGAGGCGCTGCACATGGTCGCGGCCGGGGAGGCGACGGTCGAGCAGATCGACCTCTCGATCACCGACGGTCCCGGCCTGCGGTGGCCGATCTTCGGGCCGATGCTGACCTTCCACCTCGCCGGCGGACAGGGCGGCATGGCGCACATGCTCGACCACTTCGGCCCCTCGCTGCTCTCCCCGTGGACCCGCCTCGTCGCGGCCGAGCTCACCCCCGAGCTGCGCGACGCGGTCGTCGACGGCTGCGACCGCGAGGCCGACGGCCGGAGCATCGACGACCTGGTCGCCGAGCGCGACCGCGGCGTCGTGGCCGTGCTCCGCGCGCTGGGCAAGGCATGA
- a CDS encoding 3-keto-5-aminohexanoate cleavage protein, translated as MNRNVMITCALTGAGDTVGRSEHVPVTPEQIAESGIAAARAGATIVHIHVRDPETGVGSRDVALYREVVERIRASDVDVIINTTAGMGGDLVLDPADPTTFLEGTDLVRGVDRLPHVEELLPDICTLDCGSLNFGEGSLVYVSTPDMLREGAKKIQELGVRCEMEIFDTGHLWFAKTLVEEGLIDAPAMYQLCMGIPYGAPADPMTLMSMVQQLPEDAVWASFALGPMQMPWVAQSVLLGGHVRVGLEDNLYLAKGVKATNAQLVERARTIVESMGAKVATPDEGREILQLKARS; from the coding sequence GTGAACCGCAACGTGATGATCACCTGTGCACTCACCGGAGCCGGCGACACCGTCGGCAGGTCCGAGCACGTGCCGGTGACACCGGAGCAGATCGCCGAGTCCGGCATCGCCGCCGCCCGTGCCGGCGCCACCATCGTGCACATCCACGTGCGCGACCCCGAGACCGGCGTCGGCTCGCGCGACGTGGCGCTCTACCGCGAGGTCGTCGAGCGGATCCGTGCCTCCGACGTCGACGTCATCATCAACACCACCGCCGGCATGGGCGGCGACCTGGTCCTCGACCCGGCCGACCCGACGACGTTCCTCGAGGGCACCGACCTCGTCCGCGGCGTGGACCGGCTCCCCCACGTCGAGGAGCTGCTCCCCGACATCTGCACCCTCGACTGCGGCAGCCTGAACTTCGGCGAGGGCAGCCTGGTCTACGTCAGCACGCCCGACATGCTGCGCGAGGGCGCGAAGAAGATCCAGGAGCTCGGCGTCCGCTGCGAGATGGAGATCTTCGACACCGGGCACCTCTGGTTCGCCAAGACCCTCGTCGAGGAGGGGCTGATCGACGCCCCGGCGATGTACCAGCTCTGCATGGGCATCCCCTACGGCGCTCCCGCCGACCCGATGACCCTCATGTCGATGGTCCAGCAGCTGCCCGAGGACGCCGTGTGGGCCTCCTTCGCGCTCGGCCCGATGCAGATGCCGTGGGTCGCGCAGTCCGTGCTGCTCGGCGGGCACGTGCGCGTCGGGCTCGAGGACAACCTCTACCTCGCCAAGGGCGTCAAGGCCACCAACGCCCAGCTCGTCGAGCGGGCCCGCACCATCGTGGAGTCGATGGGCGCCAAGGTCGCCACCCCCGACGAGGGACGCGAGATCCTCCAGCTGAAGGCGCGGTCCTGA
- a CDS encoding serine hydrolase domain-containing protein, translated as MPTTSEAGSRLSTLPFTDPQLEPGWRHVVVPAADPRPLAAAPRMLEVSVAGAGRLHTWSQWHEATWGTSLLVLDGGRVVHETYSDRGGAEGLGPDTRFLGASMTKSVLAHLVGRAATDGELGLDDPVVRHVPELAGTGYDGPTVRHVLTMTTGVDWVEDHRDPDSLASRLLGCFPDGDSRALLRTVRPGVAPGTRWAYNTADSQVLDWVRERATGRDYADDVARLWRDLGCASEAVVGIDAAGTALAGGGLAATARDWARIALLAVDGTTDDGTRLLDPAWVEAAARSSYAITGVGRLPSSITTHAGFGHHWWPLDDAGTRLTADGSRGQFAAADRHTGAVVVKTSLWPYDDFLVDRQARDLSYLGLHALLDLFVPH; from the coding sequence GTGCCGACCACGTCCGAGGCGGGGTCGAGGCTCTCGACCCTCCCGTTCACCGACCCCCAGCTCGAGCCGGGGTGGCGCCACGTCGTGGTGCCGGCCGCCGATCCGCGGCCCCTCGCCGCGGCGCCGCGCATGCTGGAGGTGTCGGTCGCGGGCGCCGGCCGGCTGCACACGTGGTCGCAGTGGCACGAGGCGACCTGGGGCACCTCGCTCCTCGTGCTCGACGGTGGCCGCGTCGTCCACGAGACCTACTCCGACCGGGGCGGGGCGGAGGGGCTGGGCCCGGACACACGGTTCCTCGGCGCCTCGATGACCAAGTCCGTGCTGGCGCACCTCGTGGGCCGCGCCGCCACCGACGGCGAGCTCGGCCTCGACGACCCGGTGGTGCGGCACGTCCCCGAGCTGGCCGGCACCGGCTACGACGGACCCACCGTGCGCCACGTGCTCACCATGACCACCGGCGTGGACTGGGTGGAGGACCACCGCGACCCCGACAGCCTGGCCTCCCGGCTCCTCGGGTGCTTCCCCGACGGTGACTCGCGTGCGCTGCTCCGAACGGTGCGCCCAGGCGTCGCGCCGGGCACGCGCTGGGCCTACAACACCGCCGACTCGCAGGTGCTCGACTGGGTGCGCGAGCGTGCCACCGGGCGGGACTACGCCGACGACGTCGCGCGGCTGTGGCGCGACCTGGGCTGCGCGAGCGAGGCCGTCGTCGGCATCGACGCAGCCGGCACCGCGCTCGCCGGCGGCGGCCTGGCAGCGACCGCGCGGGACTGGGCGCGGATCGCCCTCCTCGCCGTCGACGGCACGACCGACGACGGCACCCGCCTGCTGGACCCCGCCTGGGTCGAGGCCGCCGCGCGGTCGTCGTACGCCATCACGGGGGTGGGTCGGCTGCCGAGCTCGATCACCACGCACGCGGGGTTCGGCCACCACTGGTGGCCCCTCGACGACGCGGGCACCCGCCTGACCGCCGACGGCAGTCGCGGCCAGTTCGCCGCCGCCGACCGACATACCGGCGCCGTGGTCGTGAAGACCTCGCTGTGGCCCTACGACGACTTCCTCGTCGACCGCCAGGCGCGCGACCTCAGCTACCTGGGCCTCCACGCCCTGCTCGACCTGTTCGTCCCGCACTGA
- a CDS encoding ABC transporter ATP-binding protein translates to MTASPGTTDSGHAVRKTGGLVIEDLGVSLTGKDVDVVDDIDLVLKPGEVVGLVGESGSGKTTVGTSLLNYSRAGAYISSGKVLLEDRDVLQMPWKEVRKLRGEEIAYVPQDPASALNPSIRIGKQLVELQQLRGIGTSESRLAAARAGLEEVGLPSDDEFLRRYAHQLSGGQVQRVALAMAFLPKPKVLVLDEPTTGLDVTTQKMVLDTMAELCRTYGVSALYVTHDLAVVANIADRVAVMYAGQIAELGPRDAIFANPSHPYTRALLDSIPHLSQARALKGIPGRTPSPGRRPGGCRFNDRCTFAIDVCRAEVPQLRTIASEHEVRCHRVGEIGTWDINIGTVPDADPDRERDVILSIQGLDVFYGRKHVVHDVSFDVAKGEVVALVGESGSGKTTISRSVGGLHKDWTGSITFEGRELATSARKRSAEDRRRMQYIFQNPYLSLNPRLTIEQIIRRPMELFGLAKGKDATDRVVELMGQVALGPQMLHYQASRLSGGERQRVAIARALAAEPDVMICDEITSALDVSVQGSIVELLEGLRIERGISMLFVTHNLALVRSIAARVEILQAGRVVEAGSVVTVMDTPREDYTRKLLSNSPRID, encoded by the coding sequence ATGACTGCCTCACCTGGCACCACCGACTCCGGCCACGCGGTCCGCAAGACCGGCGGGCTGGTCATCGAGGACCTCGGCGTCAGCCTGACCGGCAAGGACGTCGACGTCGTCGACGACATCGACCTGGTGCTCAAGCCCGGCGAGGTCGTCGGCCTGGTCGGCGAGTCCGGCTCGGGCAAGACCACGGTGGGCACCTCGCTGCTGAACTACTCACGCGCCGGGGCCTACATCTCGTCGGGCAAGGTGCTGCTGGAGGACCGCGACGTCCTCCAGATGCCGTGGAAGGAGGTCCGCAAGCTGCGCGGCGAGGAGATCGCCTACGTCCCGCAGGACCCGGCCTCCGCGCTCAACCCGAGCATCCGGATCGGCAAGCAGCTCGTCGAGCTCCAGCAGCTGCGCGGCATCGGCACCAGCGAGTCGCGGCTGGCCGCGGCCCGCGCCGGTCTCGAGGAGGTGGGCCTGCCCAGCGACGACGAGTTCCTCCGGCGCTACGCCCACCAGCTCTCCGGCGGCCAGGTGCAGCGCGTCGCGCTCGCGATGGCGTTCCTGCCCAAGCCCAAGGTGCTCGTCCTCGACGAGCCCACCACCGGCCTCGACGTCACCACGCAGAAGATGGTGCTCGACACGATGGCCGAGCTCTGCCGCACCTACGGCGTCTCCGCGCTCTACGTCACCCACGACCTCGCCGTCGTCGCCAACATCGCCGACCGCGTCGCGGTGATGTACGCCGGCCAGATCGCCGAGCTGGGCCCCCGGGACGCGATCTTCGCCAATCCCTCGCACCCCTACACGCGCGCGCTGCTCGACTCGATCCCGCACCTGAGCCAGGCACGCGCGCTCAAGGGCATCCCGGGTCGTACGCCCTCGCCCGGCCGTCGCCCCGGCGGCTGCCGCTTCAACGACCGCTGCACCTTCGCGATCGATGTCTGCCGCGCCGAGGTGCCGCAGCTGCGGACCATCGCCAGCGAGCACGAGGTGCGCTGCCACCGGGTCGGCGAGATCGGCACGTGGGACATCAACATCGGTACGGTCCCCGACGCCGACCCCGACCGCGAGCGCGACGTCATCCTCTCGATCCAGGGGCTCGACGTCTTCTACGGCCGCAAGCACGTCGTCCACGACGTGTCGTTCGACGTCGCCAAGGGCGAGGTCGTGGCCCTGGTCGGCGAGTCCGGCTCGGGCAAGACGACGATCTCGCGCTCGGTCGGCGGCCTGCACAAGGACTGGACCGGCTCGATCACCTTCGAGGGCCGCGAGCTGGCCACCAGCGCCCGCAAGCGCAGCGCCGAGGACCGGCGCCGGATGCAGTACATCTTCCAGAACCCCTACCTCTCCCTCAACCCGCGACTGACGATCGAGCAGATCATCAGGCGGCCGATGGAGCTCTTCGGGCTGGCCAAGGGCAAGGACGCCACCGACCGGGTGGTCGAGCTGATGGGCCAGGTCGCCCTCGGCCCGCAGATGCTGCACTACCAGGCCAGCAGGCTCTCCGGCGGCGAGCGCCAGCGCGTCGCCATCGCCCGCGCCCTGGCCGCCGAGCCCGACGTGATGATCTGCGACGAGATCACCTCGGCGCTCGACGTCTCCGTGCAGGGCTCGATCGTGGAGCTCCTCGAGGGCCTGCGGATCGAGCGCGGCATCAGCATGCTGTTCGTGACCCACAACCTCGCGCTGGTGCGCTCCATCGCGGCCCGCGTGGAGATCCTCCAGGCGGGCAGGGTCGTCGAGGCGGGCTCGGTCGTCACTGTCATGGACACGCCCCGCGAGGACTACACCCGCAAGCTGCTCAGCAACAGTCCCAGGATCGACTAG
- a CDS encoding ABC transporter permease, with the protein MSTTPSAAPVPSSPDATAPAPAGFFRRALHQKRFVFGFGGTLLVVLFAILAPFFAPYGEKETAGPPYAKDGLFGTDYIGQDVLSRVMHGGQEVLTISVLATLLGMVGGILIGVVAAYAGGWWDEIIMRLNDVLLAFPQILLSLVVLTALQNPSAWVIIVLVAAGHAPRVARVARGVALGIVSRDFVVAAEALGERRSRVIVAEVLPNMTGPLLAEAGLRLTYSIGIVAALGFLGFAADPGAANWGQMMNENRLGLQTQPWAVMAPVVVIAIFTIATNLMADGLAQAAQKGE; encoded by the coding sequence ATGAGCACGACTCCCTCCGCTGCACCGGTCCCGTCGTCGCCCGACGCGACGGCCCCCGCGCCCGCCGGCTTCTTCCGGCGCGCACTGCACCAGAAGCGCTTCGTCTTCGGCTTCGGCGGGACGCTCCTGGTGGTCCTGTTCGCGATCCTCGCGCCCTTCTTCGCCCCCTACGGCGAGAAGGAGACCGCCGGTCCGCCGTACGCCAAGGACGGCCTCTTCGGCACCGACTACATCGGCCAGGACGTCCTCAGCCGCGTGATGCACGGCGGCCAGGAGGTGCTGACCATCTCGGTGCTCGCCACGCTGCTCGGCATGGTCGGCGGCATCCTGATCGGCGTCGTCGCCGCCTACGCCGGGGGCTGGTGGGACGAGATCATCATGCGGCTCAACGACGTGCTGCTGGCGTTCCCCCAGATCCTGCTGTCGCTCGTCGTGCTGACCGCCCTGCAGAACCCGTCGGCCTGGGTGATCATCGTGCTCGTCGCCGCCGGCCACGCACCGCGTGTCGCCCGCGTCGCCCGCGGCGTCGCGCTCGGCATCGTCTCGCGCGACTTCGTCGTCGCGGCCGAGGCCCTCGGCGAGAGGCGCTCACGCGTGATCGTCGCCGAGGTGCTGCCCAACATGACCGGGCCCCTGCTGGCCGAGGCCGGCCTGCGCCTGACCTACTCCATCGGCATCGTCGCCGCCCTCGGCTTCCTCGGCTTCGCCGCCGACCCGGGTGCGGCCAACTGGGGCCAGATGATGAACGAGAACCGGCTCGGCCTCCAGACCCAGCCCTGGGCCGTGATGGCCCCGGTCGTCGTCATCGCGATCTTCACCATCGCCACCAACCTCATGGCCGACGGGCTCGCCCAGGCCGCCCAGAAGGGCGAGTGA
- a CDS encoding ABC transporter permease, with protein sequence MTQEATLPDPLEEVAPPRGRSGGAAWGIWLARRLGLALMTLWLVSIVVFLATAALGDPVRAILGRDYGTNVARREQLEAQLGIGDSIVTRYFDWLGGLLTGDFGTSLANQQPVWGQISSSVTNSLVLVLLSALVMVPLAFGIAMISSHFRRRRPDTVIQTILLALAGVPEFVTGILLVSVFSTTVFKIFPAVTLVAPGGSPWDEPKSMVLPVLTLVIAVTPYVSRIVRATLLEVLDSDYVELARLKGIPEPVVMRKHALLNAIVPGIQVVSLQLAWLAGGVVLVETLFQYPGVGRQLVDSVRNHDVAMVQALSMIIAGVYIVVNLVADVLSILLTPRARTAISS encoded by the coding sequence ATGACACAGGAAGCGACTCTCCCTGATCCGCTCGAGGAGGTCGCCCCTCCTCGTGGACGCTCCGGCGGGGCGGCGTGGGGCATCTGGCTCGCACGCCGCCTCGGCCTGGCCCTCATGACGCTGTGGCTGGTGTCGATCGTGGTCTTCCTGGCCACGGCCGCCCTCGGCGACCCCGTCCGCGCGATCCTCGGGCGCGACTACGGCACCAACGTCGCCCGTCGCGAGCAGCTCGAGGCGCAGCTCGGCATCGGCGACTCGATCGTCACCCGCTACTTCGACTGGCTCGGCGGGCTGCTCACCGGTGACTTCGGCACCTCGCTCGCCAACCAGCAGCCGGTCTGGGGCCAGATCTCGAGCAGCGTGACCAACTCGCTGGTCCTGGTGCTGCTCTCGGCGCTCGTGATGGTCCCCCTCGCCTTCGGCATCGCGATGATCTCCTCGCACTTCCGCCGCCGGCGCCCCGACACCGTCATCCAGACGATCCTGCTGGCGCTGGCCGGCGTGCCCGAGTTCGTCACGGGCATCCTGCTCGTGTCGGTGTTCTCCACCACGGTGTTCAAGATCTTCCCGGCGGTCACGCTCGTGGCGCCGGGCGGCAGCCCGTGGGACGAGCCCAAGAGCATGGTGCTGCCGGTCCTCACGCTCGTCATCGCGGTGACGCCCTACGTCTCGCGCATCGTGCGCGCCACCCTGCTGGAGGTGCTCGACAGCGACTACGTCGAGCTCGCCCGGCTCAAGGGGATCCCCGAGCCCGTCGTGATGCGCAAGCACGCGCTGCTCAACGCGATCGTCCCGGGCATCCAGGTCGTCTCGCTCCAGCTCGCGTGGCTCGCCGGTGGCGTGGTGCTCGTCGAGACGCTCTTCCAGTACCCCGGGGTCGGTCGCCAGCTCGTCGACTCCGTGCGCAACCACGACGTCGCGATGGTGCAGGCGCTGAGCATGATCATCGCGGGCGTCTACATCGTGGTGAACCTCGTCGCCGACGTCCTGTCCATCCTGCTGACTCCCCGAGCGAGGACGGCGATCTCGTCATGA
- a CDS encoding ABC transporter substrate-binding protein, whose product MNQNQAGNWKISRRQMLRYSGVSAVAVGGSSFLAGCGGGDGGGGGGGGGGAQSAGGQLIHGATGGGAKDTLDPHQPVTAADIARCLNLYEPLLIWDNNYELQPALAESVEPSKDAITWTVKMRSGATFHNGAPVTAEDAWLSIRRVADPKAPLSAGGQLSQIIDFESSKVVDDTTLKIVLNTPYAILDSLLAEYTLGIIPGGKFDPANPVGTAGFAYKSFEAGKTSTFTKYADYWGDAAFLDELVIQDFADDNAKVNALQAGQIQTLDNLPYNLVDTIKGAGAGVLTAEGGQWVPFTMRVDQAPFNDPKVRQAMRLIVDRQAMIDQTLSGYGSLGNDMYAPLDVAYASDLPQREQDIDQAKSLLASAGADGLQVELFTGDDIGSVAVPAANLFAEQAKAAGVDVKVTKKTPFYDDDYLSYTFAQDFWNTRNYIPQAVVGTFPPDQGGTYNETHWDNADHRDLVNAAAKEVDEAKRATLLHDAQEIEYDEGGYIIWGFRQQVDAYGSTVQGLEPSKYLPLGNYNFRKVSL is encoded by the coding sequence GTGAACCAGAACCAAGCAGGCAACTGGAAGATCTCTCGCCGTCAGATGCTCCGCTACTCCGGAGTCAGCGCGGTCGCCGTCGGAGGCAGCAGCTTCCTCGCCGGATGCGGCGGTGGTGACGGCGGCGGCGGTGGTGGCGGGGGTGGCGGTGCGCAGAGCGCGGGCGGCCAGCTCATCCACGGCGCCACCGGCGGCGGCGCGAAGGACACCCTCGACCCGCACCAGCCAGTGACCGCGGCCGACATCGCCCGGTGCCTCAACCTCTACGAGCCGCTGCTCATCTGGGACAACAACTACGAGCTCCAGCCGGCCCTGGCCGAGTCCGTGGAGCCCTCGAAGGACGCCATCACCTGGACGGTGAAGATGCGCTCCGGCGCCACCTTCCACAACGGCGCGCCCGTCACGGCCGAGGACGCCTGGCTGAGCATCCGCCGCGTCGCCGACCCGAAGGCCCCGCTCTCCGCCGGCGGCCAGCTCTCGCAGATCATCGACTTCGAGTCCTCCAAGGTCGTCGACGACACCACGCTGAAGATCGTGCTCAACACGCCCTACGCGATCCTCGACTCCCTGCTCGCCGAGTACACCCTCGGCATCATCCCGGGCGGCAAGTTCGACCCGGCCAACCCGGTCGGCACGGCGGGCTTCGCCTACAAGTCGTTCGAGGCGGGCAAGACCAGCACCTTCACCAAGTACGCCGACTACTGGGGCGACGCCGCGTTCCTCGACGAGCTGGTCATCCAGGACTTCGCCGACGACAACGCCAAGGTCAACGCCCTGCAGGCCGGCCAGATCCAGACGCTCGACAACCTGCCCTACAACCTGGTCGACACGATCAAGGGCGCGGGTGCGGGCGTGCTCACCGCCGAGGGCGGGCAGTGGGTCCCCTTCACGATGCGCGTGGACCAGGCGCCGTTCAACGACCCCAAGGTCCGCCAGGCGATGCGCCTGATCGTCGACCGGCAGGCGATGATCGACCAGACGCTCAGCGGCTACGGCTCGCTCGGCAACGACATGTACGCCCCGCTCGACGTGGCCTACGCCAGCGACCTGCCGCAGCGCGAGCAGGACATCGACCAGGCCAAGTCCCTCCTGGCCTCGGCCGGCGCCGACGGCCTCCAGGTCGAGCTCTTCACCGGCGACGACATCGGCTCGGTCGCGGTGCCCGCGGCCAACCTGTTCGCCGAGCAGGCCAAGGCGGCCGGCGTGGACGTGAAGGTCACCAAGAAGACGCCGTTCTACGACGACGACTACCTGTCCTACACGTTCGCCCAGGACTTCTGGAACACCCGCAACTACATCCCCCAGGCCGTCGTCGGCACGTTCCCGCCCGACCAGGGCGGCACCTACAACGAGACCCACTGGGACAACGCCGACCACCGCGACCTGGTCAACGCCGCGGCCAAGGAGGTCGACGAGGCCAAGCGCGCCACGCTGCTCCACGACGCCCAGGAGATCGAGTACGACGAGGGCGGCTACATCATCTGGGGCTTCCGCCAGCAGGTCGACGCCTACGGATCCACCGTGCAGGGGCTGGAGCCGAGCAAGTACCTCCCGCTCGGCAACTACAACTTCCGCAAGGTGTCCCTCTGA
- a CDS encoding IclR family transcriptional regulator, giving the protein MSGQGRPGANRVQSVERAVALLRAVAAATGPDGTAAALAEAVGLNRTTTWRILATLEHQRLVSRDDASGIYSLGFGLIDLAGQAGGAALARSAQAVLQGLAATVGETAALAVVRDGTLTYVAEATGGAVVAAGWRDRAVSMHATSTGKVLLAFSEPDQLRTLLQVPRGDRLTRHTDATITSLAALEEELALTRGRGYAVCRGEFETTAWGVSAPVLDVSGRPVAVVSLWGPGERLTESRFEPLGRLAVAAADEIAGRRHELQGSRTPDSPPHRRPDPRPTRQKEAPTGD; this is encoded by the coding sequence ATGTCCGGACAGGGTCGTCCCGGTGCCAACCGGGTGCAGTCGGTCGAGCGGGCGGTCGCGCTGCTGCGTGCCGTGGCCGCCGCCACCGGCCCGGACGGCACGGCCGCCGCCCTCGCCGAGGCCGTCGGCCTCAACCGCACCACGACCTGGCGCATCCTGGCCACCCTCGAGCACCAGCGCCTCGTCTCCCGCGACGACGCCAGCGGCATCTACTCCCTCGGCTTCGGGCTGATCGACCTCGCCGGCCAGGCCGGCGGCGCGGCCCTGGCCCGCTCGGCGCAGGCGGTGCTCCAGGGCCTCGCCGCGACCGTGGGCGAGACCGCCGCCCTCGCCGTCGTGCGCGACGGGACGCTGACCTACGTGGCCGAGGCGACCGGCGGTGCCGTCGTGGCGGCGGGCTGGCGCGACCGGGCGGTGTCGATGCACGCGACCTCGACCGGCAAGGTGCTGCTCGCCTTCTCCGAGCCCGACCAGCTCCGCACGCTGCTGCAGGTCCCGCGCGGCGACCGGCTGACCCGGCACACCGACGCCACGATCACCTCGCTCGCGGCGCTCGAGGAGGAGCTCGCGCTGACGCGCGGACGGGGGTACGCCGTGTGCCGCGGCGAGTTCGAGACCACCGCCTGGGGCGTGTCGGCCCCCGTGCTCGACGTGTCCGGCCGCCCGGTGGCCGTCGTCAGCCTCTGGGGGCCGGGGGAGCGGCTGACCGAGTCGCGCTTCGAGCCGCTCGGCCGGCTCGCCGTCGCCGCCGCAGACGAGATCGCCGGGCGTCGCCACGAGCTGCAGGGCTCCCGCACGCCAGACTCTCCACCGCACCGCCGACCCGACCCTCGACCGACCCGACAGAAAGAGGCCCCCACCGGTGACTGA